In Chrysiogenia bacterium, the following proteins share a genomic window:
- a CDS encoding cyclic nucleotide-binding domain-containing protein: MQIEVLGCHSGSIQDARPPTLRFGESVLFDAGSASAGLSVTDQYKIDHIFLTSAHLESYQDIGFLADNVIGQRQGPVRVHASQANLDVLFRDFFNDKVWPDFTKIPTPDAPTVVFEAFEQGDRVALGGLGVERIGAPGAELFVFSIPGAAIAYLSGDEIPDALWQRLSANEDLRALLVPLRFGDYESALAHRAHVMTPKALARAIEEKLGRAELPVLITNLHPRREPGVEEQAHQALGNHPHRFLQEGDHIEMKDPMAVPEAELTSAHFVEPASSLTGGPPVAPDETLVIDASNAQKQTQIYSRFGRHYNPGEKIFAEGDQGAEMFIIQEGQVKLYKVIRGEKRVLETLGAGEFFGEMAILNHKPRSLTAEAATPVKLLIFPPETFEGLVVSNSGLAHKIIRTLAGRLERADNHIENLLYRDSESKLVNALLKLVEDQGIPEDDGFKVSLVPKELAERVSLSTDQVKRVMARLAKSGIVKLDKKSLHIPDVQKLEKTLSFLSLRAELNIKE; the protein is encoded by the coding sequence ATGCAGATTGAAGTGCTGGGATGCCATTCGGGCTCGATTCAGGACGCCCGCCCGCCGACCCTTCGGTTCGGCGAATCGGTGCTGTTCGACGCAGGGAGCGCGAGCGCGGGCCTGTCGGTCACCGATCAGTACAAGATCGACCACATCTTCCTCACCAGCGCGCACCTTGAGTCCTACCAGGACATCGGTTTTCTCGCCGACAACGTGATCGGCCAGCGTCAGGGCCCCGTGAGGGTGCATGCCTCGCAGGCGAATCTCGATGTTCTCTTCAGGGACTTTTTTAACGACAAAGTCTGGCCCGACTTCACAAAGATCCCGACGCCCGATGCTCCGACGGTTGTGTTTGAAGCATTCGAGCAGGGCGATCGCGTGGCGCTTGGCGGCCTTGGCGTCGAACGCATCGGCGCGCCTGGCGCCGAGCTCTTTGTCTTCTCGATCCCCGGCGCCGCCATCGCATACTTGAGCGGCGATGAGATCCCCGACGCCCTATGGCAGCGCCTTTCCGCCAACGAAGACCTGCGTGCGCTGCTGGTGCCGCTGCGCTTTGGCGACTATGAGTCAGCGCTCGCCCACCGGGCGCACGTGATGACACCCAAGGCGCTGGCCCGCGCGATCGAGGAAAAACTCGGTCGCGCAGAGTTGCCGGTCCTGATTACGAATCTGCACCCGCGCCGCGAACCGGGCGTTGAAGAACAGGCCCACCAGGCGCTGGGAAACCATCCCCACCGCTTCCTGCAAGAAGGCGATCACATCGAGATGAAAGATCCCATGGCCGTCCCGGAGGCCGAATTGACCAGCGCGCACTTTGTCGAACCCGCCAGTTCCCTCACGGGCGGACCGCCTGTGGCTCCCGACGAGACGCTGGTGATCGATGCATCGAACGCCCAGAAGCAGACCCAGATCTATTCGCGTTTCGGGCGCCACTACAACCCCGGCGAGAAGATCTTCGCCGAGGGCGACCAGGGCGCCGAGATGTTCATCATCCAGGAAGGGCAGGTGAAGCTCTACAAGGTCATCCGCGGCGAAAAGCGCGTGCTGGAGACCCTGGGCGCCGGAGAGTTCTTCGGCGAGATGGCGATTCTCAATCACAAGCCCCGAAGCCTTACGGCCGAGGCGGCAACGCCGGTAAAGCTGCTCATCTTCCCGCCCGAGACCTTCGAGGGGCTCGTTGTTTCCAATTCGGGGCTTGCTCACAAGATCATCCGCACCCTTGCCGGACGACTCGAGCGCGCCGACAACCACATCGAGAATCTGCTCTACCGCGACTCGGAGTCGAAACTCGTCAACGCGCTGCTCAAGCTCGTCGAAGACCAGGGGATTCCCGAGGACGACGGATTCAAGGTCAGCCTGGTCCCCAAGGAACTGGCCGAACGGGTGAGCCTGTCCACCGATCAGGTCAAACGCGTGA